The genomic window TCATAGAAACGGACACTGCGCCAAGGTCGATGCCCTCGAAAAGCTGGCGCATATCCAGAATGGAGTCGATGGCCACGCCCGCCATACCGACGTCACCAACTACGCGCTCGTTGTCCGAGTCATAACCACGGTGAGTTGCGAGGTCGAAGGCAACGGACAAACCCTTCTGGCCTGCTGCGAGGTTGCGGCGATAGAAAGCGTTGGACTCGGCAGCCGTAGAGAAGCCTGCGTACTGGCGAATAGTCCATGGCTGGTTGGTGTACATGGTCGGGTATGGCCCACGCATAAACGGTGGCATGCCCGGGAAAGAGTCCAGTTGCTCCGCCTCGACGGCGTCGTCGCGATCATCGCGAGTGAACACACGGGGCACATCGATGCCCTCAGGGGTGGTCCACACCTGCTCGCGGAGGTGCTCGGCGCTACCCTGTGCGGAGTCTTCTGCAGCGACTGGGTACTCAGCAAAATTAGGAATGTTGCTCATGGTCGTTCTTACGCTCCCAACTTCTCGAGCAGCTCGGAGAGCTTCGCGGCTGCGTCGATCTTGAGGTTCAAGTAATCATCCGGCTCAAAGTCGTGCCCGGGGGCACCAGCCAGAAGGATGGTCTCCAGGCCTTGCTCGCGAAGCGCCTCGAAGGCCGCCTTGCCATTGGCGTCATATTCAGCGTCGGTACCGCAGATCACAGCGATGGGTGCGGATTGCGCTGCTTTGTTGAACTCCTCGGTACCGGGCTTGAGTTCGCCTGGGTTTAGCGACTCGATGCCACCGGTGCCAAGGAGGTTCACCACGAAGCCGGTGCGAATGTTGTGCTTAGCCAGCGGCCCAAGCGGTATGAGGACGGCGCGCGGTCGATTGCCTTTGACTTCCATGAAGGCGTCTGAGCGGTTCCGCAGCGCTTCAAACTCTGCCGCCCAACGGCGCACGTGCTTGGGCTCTACGCGAAGATCTGCTGGCAGTGGAGCCTCCGCCAGATTTGGGAACTCATTGATGGCGGTGAGCTTCTTCACGCGGTGGGCGACGTCCTTTCGCACCGCCTCGTTCGAAGCGTCGAGTAATGCCTTGACTTCGCCGGATTCAACGGCCCTTCGGAACCCACCCTTGGCCTCAATTTCCTGGAACAGGCCCCATGCCTTCTCAGCCAATTGATCAGTGAGCTTCTCCACGTAGTAGGAACCGCCGGCAGGATCGATCACGTGACCCAGGTGCGACTCTTCCAGCAGGAGCAGATTGGTGTTGCGTGCGATGCGGTGCGCGAAGGTGCGGGAGACCTTTGGCAGGCCACCGCTGATAGCCCAGTCGAAGACCAGCACTTCGACGTCACTTGCGCCGCCGACGCCTGCCGCAAAGGCGGCCACGGTGCTGCGCAGCATGTTCACCCACGGATCACGCTGGCTGAACATTACAGGAGCCGTCAGGGCGTGCTGTGGAGCGGAGCCGTGGTCGGGGGCATCCAGAATCTCTGCCACTCGAGCCCACAGCGCGCGAGCAGCGCGCAACTTAGCGATTTGCGCAAACTGATCGTCTGTGATGGCAAAGCGGAAGGAAAGCTGATCAAGCGCCTGTTCGGTGCTCAAGCCAGCCTCGGTGAGGGCTCGCAGGTAGTCAACGCCAGCAGCGAGTGCCAGACCAACTTCCTGGGCGTCAGTTGCTCCCTGATTCGAAAGAGAGACGGCGTCCACCAGGATGGCGCGAACATTTTCAAGCTCGGCAGCCTTCTTTGCCAGTTCAATCGAGGTCTCGAGGTCCACGGAAGCGGATTCGTCGATAAGCGAAGTTAGTGGCGAAGCACCGAACTCCAGCAACTTGGGCGCGCCAGATTGTGCCGAAGCGAGCTCGAGCAAGGATGCCGCCTGTTCGCGGGTATGTATTCCAGCATTGAGACGAACTGGGGCGTGCTGGAAGAGCACTTCCTTCAGAAGCTCCTGCAGGTCACAGTCGCCATACGCCACGATGTTCGTGGTGCCGTTGTTCAGTGCTGCGAGCAGCTCCTCGTTGCTTGCGTTGGCACCGAACGCTTCGGTGACGCCCCAACCAACGCCTTCTTCTACGCCAGCATTCGCTCCACCGCGGGTGAATGGGAAGCTTCCAGGCAAGGATTGTTCGTTGAGCTCCTGCCCGCGGTTATACAGCGGGTTGACATCAATTCCGTCATAGGTGGTTTTGACCAGCTTGCGCCACACGTCCAGTGGCACATCCGCTACGTCTTTCTTCTGTACTCGGGCAAAGACCTTGGCAACAGCTTGGTACCAAGCCTGCTCATTGGCCTCAAATTCTTCGGTTCGGGTAAATCGTGTTTCAGTCACGAGGTAGACCCACTCCCCTCACATAATGTTCGGCCGCGTTGAGCACGCAGTGAGCCCGCCGCGACGCCGGTGATGCTGTTGAGTATGTTCTGCTTTTTGTGGCATGAGACGCACCGAACGGAACTATTCGGACATCTCACAACATAGCTACAGTGTAGACGGCTATCGCACGATGTTCGTGCTGATTCCCGGGAAGTTTTCCACCGCAAGCTAAGGTGAATTGCCGTGAGCAGTTTATTTCAAGCGACCATGCAGTTATTCCGTGATGGAATCAACACTTTTCGCACCTGGTCACGATGGC from Corynebacterium gerontici includes these protein-coding regions:
- a CDS encoding methylmalonyl-CoA mutase family protein — translated: MTETRFTRTEEFEANEQAWYQAVAKVFARVQKKDVADVPLDVWRKLVKTTYDGIDVNPLYNRGQELNEQSLPGSFPFTRGGANAGVEEGVGWGVTEAFGANASNEELLAALNNGTTNIVAYGDCDLQELLKEVLFQHAPVRLNAGIHTREQAASLLELASAQSGAPKLLEFGASPLTSLIDESASVDLETSIELAKKAAELENVRAILVDAVSLSNQGATDAQEVGLALAAGVDYLRALTEAGLSTEQALDQLSFRFAITDDQFAQIAKLRAARALWARVAEILDAPDHGSAPQHALTAPVMFSQRDPWVNMLRSTVAAFAAGVGGASDVEVLVFDWAISGGLPKVSRTFAHRIARNTNLLLLEESHLGHVIDPAGGSYYVEKLTDQLAEKAWGLFQEIEAKGGFRRAVESGEVKALLDASNEAVRKDVAHRVKKLTAINEFPNLAEAPLPADLRVEPKHVRRWAAEFEALRNRSDAFMEVKGNRPRAVLIPLGPLAKHNIRTGFVVNLLGTGGIESLNPGELKPGTEEFNKAAQSAPIAVICGTDAEYDANGKAAFEALREQGLETILLAGAPGHDFEPDDYLNLKIDAAAKLSELLEKLGA